The region CTATCGCCGCCACGTGGACAACCTATTGCTGGGCAGTCGGCAAATGGAACTAGCCCAGGGAATCCCGACCCGGGATGTGAGTCTTGTCGGCTATCTCAATGAGGACTTCCAAGGGGGAGAAACCTATTTTGATCGCCAAGGGGTAAAGATCACCCCCCGAACCGGGGATATTGTTGTCTTTCCCGCCTACTACACCCATCCCCATGCCGCCTTGCCCGTGGTTCAGGGGACGAAATATGCCTTTGCCACTTGGTTATTCTATTGATGCATGATGATGACCCCTTGAGGCACCGACAATGACTGAACCCCTCTGCTTCAAAACCTCGCCCCTGATTTCTGGAACACTCACTGCCCTCTATGGTGCACTCACGCTTCCCCTACCCTTTTTGGCGACCCAGACGGCGGCTCCCGTTTCACCCCGGCTGCTTTGGGGGGCGATCGCCCTCGGGGGTGTGTTCCTCTGGGGGGCGCTGAGTCAACGGGTAGAACTCGATGCTGTGGGAATCCGCCTCACCTATCCCCGTTGGGTTCCCCCCTTCCTGCGGCGGCAGTGGCAACTCACTTGGTCAGACATCCAAGGGCTTCAACCCCGTAGTACCAGCCAAGGGGGCTTGGTCTATTATCTGGTGACTGCCACAGGTCAGGGCTATCTTTTGCCCATGCGCGTGGCGGGGTTTGCCCAAATGATGCGTGCCATTGAAGCCCATACGGGATTGCCCACAGACATCATTAAGCCCCTGGCTCAACCTTGGATGTATGGTATTTTGGCTCTCTTGACGCTGCTCCTGGGAGCTGTTGATCTGTGGATTTTGACCACTGTGGGATAATGGGGACGTATTGATGTGCTGAGCAATGACCATGGGTGCAAATCGGTTTGTGGGATATCTGCGGCGAGGCGTGGTGTGTCTGCTCCTGAGTGTCCTGTGCTGGTCAAGTCTTGCCACACTGCCGGCGATCGCTGGTATTCAAGTGCGGCTCTTTGACCTGAATTACCACAAATGTCCGCCAGAAATTGGTGAAGGTTCAGTCACACCCGGGGGTACCACCCTCAAGGCCAACTGCTACCTGATTACTGGTAAAGCAGAGAATAAATCCGGCAAAACGGTAGTAGATGCCGATGTCTTTGGCCGCATCTACGATGCCAATGGTAATCCAGTGTTGCAAAACCGCACTCGGGTCGGTGCAATTGATGTCATTCCACCCGGCATTAGCGAGTTTGAAATTCGCATTAGTGTACCCTACAACCAACCAGAGCCTTTGCACTTAGAACAATTTAAGGCCTCTGGCTTTACAGCAAAAGTACGCGGTTAAGCCACCCCGTCTCTCCTCAGAGTTGCACTGAGGGACAGAAATTGTGATACCCTAAAACGCTTGATACTCCCTTTTGGGGGGAACACTATTCCCTGTTATTTCTAAACGTTGAGTCACTGCTGGCAAAGGCTCTCTGTTGCTATTGGCTGCACGTGAGTGTGCTGTCATCGTTGATAGACGGGTTCATCCTATAAAGGTTTGGGTTCAGGTGCGCATTCCCCTCGATTATTACCAAGTGTTGGGTGTGCCTATTCAGGCAACGCCGGAGCAAATTGAGCAGGCCTTTCGGGACCGGCTGTTGCAGCTCCCTACCCATCAGCACTCCCCCACCACAGTTGCCACCCGTCGCGAACTCATTGAGCAGGCCTATGCAGTTTTGCGAGAACCGGAGCAGCGCGATGCCTACGATCGCCACTGCCGTACCGTTGATCCCGATGATTTGATTGCCCAGTTGGATCCCGATGCCACCACTCCCCACATTGAAATTAGTGATGAGCAATTGTCGGGGGCACTCCTACTGCTGTATGAACTAGGAAATTATGCCCAAGTTGTCAACCTGGGAGACGCCTTTCTTAAAAAGGATGTTTTTGAGCGCAATCGCCCCTACACTTCCCCTGCCGCCGTTGCCGACATTACCCTCACTGTGGCTTTGGCCTATCTGGAATTGGGACGGGAGGAATGGCAGCGGCAGTCCTATGAATCAGCCGCCTCTCAGCTAGAAGCCGGTCTCCAGGTACTTCAGCGGGTAAATTTGTTTCCCGAGCTCCAGGAGCAGTTTCAGACGGAACTGAATCGGCTGCGTCCCTACCGCATTCTGGAATTACTGGCACTGCCTTTGTCCGATAGTGCGAATCGGCAGCGGGGTATTTTATTGCTGCGGCAAATGCTGAGTGAGCGCGGGGGCATTGAGGGGCGCGGTGACGATCGCTCAGGACTAACAGTTGAGGATTTTCTGAAATTTATTTTGCAACTGCGCAGCCATCTTACCGTGGCAGAACAACAGGAACTCTTTGAACGGGAATCGCGGCGTCCCTCAGCGGTGGCCACCTACCTTGCGGTACATGCCTTGGTAGCACGGGGAGTGCATGAACTGCAGCCGAGCTATATTTGTCGGGCCAAGGATTTATTGCAGCAGCTGCTCCCCCATCAAGACGTCTATCTTGAACTTGCCAGTTGCTTGCTGCTTTTGGGACAGCCCACCGAGGCCTTGGCAGCTCTTGACCACAGCCAAGATCAACCGACTCTGGACTTTATCCGCCGTCATGCCGGTGAGGCTGGCGATCGACTGCCGGGGCTTTATTACTACACCACACAATGGCTCACGGAGGAAATTTATCCTGCATTTCGGGACTTGGGGGAAACACCCGTGGCCTTGGAGGCTTACTTTGCTGATGCCAATGTCCAAACCTATCTAGAGGCTCTCAGTGAGGACTCCATTGCCCCTGAACCCCCTGCGACCACTGCCTCTGCGCTCCCTGAAGTGATCAGACCAACGGTGGCCGTGCCCCCTCCCCTCTCCTTCACAGCGGAAACGTTACCGTTGCAGGATCAGAGTCGGCTGGGTCAGGGCCTTTCGGCATCGGCTTTTACCCCTTCTGCAACTGCAACGGGGACATCGATGCCCCAACCATCGCCTCGCAAACGGCGCAGCCCTCGAAACCGTTGCGCCCAAAAACGTCAGACTTGGTTTTGGATGGGTGCAGGAGTGGTTCTTGTGGGTTTAGGGGCGTTGGCAAAAGTCTATTGGCCCGCCAAAACCGCTGAAGCCCCCCCGCCGCCGGT is a window of Thermosynechococcus vestitus BP-1 DNA encoding:
- a CDS encoding IMS domain-containing protein, with the protein product MLLAARECAVIVDRRVHPIKVWVQVRIPLDYYQVLGVPIQATPEQIEQAFRDRLLQLPTHQHSPTTVATRRELIEQAYAVLREPEQRDAYDRHCRTVDPDDLIAQLDPDATTPHIEISDEQLSGALLLLYELGNYAQVVNLGDAFLKKDVFERNRPYTSPAAVADITLTVALAYLELGREEWQRQSYESAASQLEAGLQVLQRVNLFPELQEQFQTELNRLRPYRILELLALPLSDSANRQRGILLLRQMLSERGGIEGRGDDRSGLTVEDFLKFILQLRSHLTVAEQQELFERESRRPSAVATYLAVHALVARGVHELQPSYICRAKDLLQQLLPHQDVYLELASCLLLLGQPTEALAALDHSQDQPTLDFIRRHAGEAGDRLPGLYYYTTQWLTEEIYPAFRDLGETPVALEAYFADANVQTYLEALSEDSIAPEPPATTASALPEVIRPTVAVPPPLSFTAETLPLQDQSRLGQGLSASAFTPSATATGTSMPQPSPRKRRSPRNRCAQKRQTWFWMGAGVVLVGLGALAKVYWPAKTAEAPPPPVTPAPTPVATPTPTPQPTTLAITLTPEMARDRLHTWQQIKAQALGRPFEVDKLTTILAEPELSRWRSRAQGLKSEGSYWVYTLKNLEVKEVRLQRSDRVEVLAEVNEDARFYEQGTLRTDISYSDPYRVIYTFIRRGNQWLIQGMQVVS